From the genome of Epinephelus moara isolate mb chromosome 10, YSFRI_EMoa_1.0, whole genome shotgun sequence, one region includes:
- the LOC126396992 gene encoding interferon-induced protein 44-like, translating to MEAMLTRSRRTTICSQLGRVKLRLLYKASIHGFTGAAFHQQCDQCGPTVSVGYNASGYVFGGYTQQPFTQSGQYVHDDQAFLFTFSGERLLKYPVTSPVYAVNMSSNSGPYFGDALVLVNGSKAVVHSSPGNYYNFSAVEMHGNDLNLTECEVYEVEETTELERPWRTINWESQNKKELMESITMYKPTVSSVSQARVLLIGPVGAGKSSFFNSINSVFRGHVTSQAIAGSSTTSLTTQFRTFSVKAGRDGKPLPIILCDTMGLEESRAAGLEIDDISSILKGHLPDRYQFNPSAPLHSEAHGYCKSPRLKDKIHCVVYVVDACKVSIMPTKVEEKLDAVRRKVNLMGIPQLVLLTKVDEACHLVKEDVKNIYKSGYIKEIMQEVSAQLGVPVSCVVPVKNYFEELELDLSCDILLLSAVMQMLRFADNYFDDISDQLSNTEVKE from the exons ATGGAGGCCATGCTAACCAGGAGCCGCCGGACCACAATTTGCTCCCAGCTGGGGAGAGTCAAACTACGGCTGCTGTACAAGGCCAGCATCCATGGTTTCACTGGTGCAGCCTTCCACCAACAATGTGACCAGTGTGGTCCCACAGTGTCTGTGGGCTATAACGCCTCCGGTTATGTGTTTGGAGGCTACACCCAACAACCCTTCACTCAGTCTGGACAGTACGTTCATGATGACCAGGCCTTTCTTTTCACCTTCAGTGGAGAAAGGCTCCTCAAATATCCAGTCACCAGTCCTGTTTATGCAGTAAATATGAGTAGTAACTCTGGTCCATATTTTGGAGATGCATTGGTTCTTGTTAATGGAAGCAAAGCGGTTGTCCATAGCAGTCCAGGAAATTACTACAACTTCAGTGCTGTAGAAATGCATGGCAACGACCTGAACCTGACTGAGTGTGAAGTCTATGAAGTCGAGG AAACGACAGAACTTGAGAGGCCATGGAGGACTATAAACTGGGAATCTCA GAACAAGAAGGAGCTGATGGAGAGTATTACAATGTACAAACCCACAGTCAGCTCTGTGTCCCAGGCTCGGGTTCTGCTCATTGGACCAGTTGGAGCTGGAAAGTCCAGCTTCTTCAATTCTATCAACTCTGTATTCAGAGGCCACGTCACCAGTCAGGCCATTGCTGGCTCCTCTACCACCAGCCTCACAACACAG TTTCGCACCTTCTCAGTGAAAGCTGGGCGAGATGGGAAACCTCTGCCAATCATCTTGTGTGATACCATGGGACTGGAGGAAAGCAGAGCGGCGGGGCTTGAGATCGATGACATCAGCAGCATCCTTAAAGGTCATCTGCCAGACCGTTATCAG TTCAacccctctgctcctctgcatTCGGAGGCCCACGGCTATTGTAAGTCTCCAAGGCTCAAGGACAAGATCCACTGTGTGGTCTATGTCGTTGATGCCTGCAAGGTCTCAATCATGCCCACAAAAGTGGAGGAGAAGCTGGATGCTGTCCGCAGAAAGGTCAACTTAATGG gAATTCCCCAGCTGGTCCTGCTCACTAAAGTAGATGAAGCCTGCCATTTGGTAAAAGAGGACGTGAAAAACATTTACAAGAGTGGCTACATCAAGGAAATA ATGCAGGAAGTCAGCGCTCAGCTCGGTGTGCCGGTGTCCTGTGTTGTGCCAGTGAAGAACTACTTCGAGGAGCTGGAGTTGGACCTCAGCTGCGACATCCTGCTGCTCAGCGCTGTCATGCAGATGCTTCGCTTCGCAGACAATTACTTTGATGATATCAGTGACCAACTCAGCAACACCGAAGTCAAAGAATAG